The genomic region AAACCCGATGGGGGACTACATCGCCTACGAGCGCGGCATGAAGGAAGGCGATCTGCACCCGATCATCGCTGCGATGAACGTGCTTGGCTATGATTGCGGGACGCTCGGCAATCACGAGTTCAACTACGGCCTGGACTTCATGTTCAACGTGCTGAACGGCGCCAATTTTCCGATTGTCTGCGCCAACCTGACCAAGGGCGCCCTTGCGGCGAACGCACGTCAGGATGCGCTCTTCCTCAAGCCCTATGTCATTCTCGACCGCAAAGTGAAGGACGGCGCGGGCCAAGAACATGCGATTCGCATCGGCCTGATCGGGTTCGTTCCACCGCAGATCATGACGTGGGACGCGAAGAATCTTGAGGGCAAGGCGAACGCACGCGATATCGTCAAGGCGGCGGAAGCCTGGGTGCCACAGATGCGCGAGGAAGGCGCCGACATCGTCGTCGCGCTTTCCCACTCTGGGATCGGACAGCAAAACTATGCCGAAAACCTCGAGAACGCGTCGGTGCCTCTGGCTGCCGTCGACGGCATCGACGCCATCGTGACCGGTCACAGCCACCTCGACTTTCCCGGACCGAAATTCGAGGGCCTTGCCGGTGTCGACAATACGAAAGGACTGATCTCCGGCAAGCCGGGCGTGATGGGCGGCTTCTGGGGCTCGCATCTCGGTCTGATAGACCTACTCCTCGAGCGTGATGGTAGTGCGTGGCGGGTAGTCAGTTCGACGAGTGAGGCTCGCCCCATCTATCGGCGGGAGGAGAAGAAGGTGATCGCCGAAGTCGGCGACAAGCCGGAGGTCCTGGCAGCTGCAGCAAAGGACCACGAGGCGACGCTCGCCTATGTTCGCACCCCCGTCGGCAAAACCTCGGCACCGCTCTATTCCTACTTCTCTCTTGTTGCCGACGACCCGTCGGTCCAGATCGTCAGTCAGGCGCAGACCTGGTACATCCGCGACATGCTCAAGGACACGGAGCACAAGTACTTACCGGTTTTGTCCGCGGCCGCCCCCTTCAAGGCCGGCGGTCGCGGAGGCGCCGACTACTATACCGATGTCCCAGCGGGCGACATTGCCATCAAGAACGTTGCAGATCTCTACCTCTATCCGAACACGGTACAGGCCGTTGTCATCACAGGGGACCAGGTGGCCAATTGGCTCGAGATGTCGGCCGGCATCTTCAATCAGGTTGCGCCCGGATCCGTCGACGCGGAGCTGATCAACGCGGGCTTCCCGTCCTATAATTTCGACGTGATCGACGGCGTCACCTATGAGATCGACCTCTCACAACCGGCGAAGTTCGACAAGGACGGCAATCTGGTGAGCGCCGCGGCAAAGCGCATCCAGAACCTGCAATTTGACGGCAAGCCGATCGACCCCGCGCAAAAGTTCGTGGTGGCGACCAACAACTATCGCGCTGGCGGTGGTGGCAACTTCCCGGACATCGCTTCCGACAAGGTGATCCTCGTCGCGCCAGACACCAACCGCGATGTCATCGTCCGCTACATCGTCGAACAGGGAACGATCAACCCGTCGGCCGATGCGAACTGGAGATTCGTGCCGCTCAAGGACACGAGCGTGCTTTTCGACAGCAGCCCAAAGGCAAGACGGTTCCTGCCGCAGGTGAAAGCTGTTGCGATCGAAGAAGCCGGCGAAGGCGCGGAGGGCTTCGCCCGATTCCGTATCAGGCTCTAGAGCCCTTCAGGGTTAAATGGAAGCAGTTCTGCCGGAGCAGGTTTTCGTCAGGGCAGAGGCGATTGGCGAAGGGGCGTACCCGGATGTACGTCCGAGCCGATCGCCTCTGAGCCTGGCGGAAAGATGCCCGGCCCTTCGGGTTGGCTGACACGGGCCGCCTGATCGGCCGGCCGGCTTGGCCGTATGCTTTGGCTACGCCGCGCGCCGGCCGGTCGACTCCGTTTGAGCCAACAGAACTGTTTCCATTTAACCATGAAGGGCTCCAAGATGCGGCGCGTAGGTGGGCCGAATGCGGGCCCATCGTCGTAGCCCGTCTGTACTCGCGCTGATTATCTTGTCGATGGGAGGGAGCTCATTCAATCTCTGAGAAAAGCTCACTCACCCAACGTTATGCGAGAATATTCATCGATGAGCGGCCGAACCTATGCGACGTGGCTCTAAACCGGCCGGGATGGCGAGTCGTCCTCAAAGAGTGAGGAGCGTTGCTCGTCGACGATCTGTCGACCCTTTCGCAGAGCCGCATCGATGGCGTCCTGTTCGGACGCGAAAAGATCGGCGCGAATGAAGGTGCGCACCTTCACGGTGGCATCGGGCATTGTCTTTTCGATGCTGCCTGCCAGGCGATATTGCGGCCCCTCCCGCATGGGAGTCGCGCGGATCAAGCAATCCCCATAGGATTCCGTCTTGCCAACGGCCTGCGCCGCTTCTTCTTTGGAGCCACCGGAGAAGCCGAACAATTTCGAGAAAAACGATGCCATGACTCATGGTTAGCCGCGGCCGCCGACGCTGTCAAAGGCTAAGTGCGTGCAATCCCGTCCACCTGCTCGATGCTGAGATCAAATGACGAGATTGGCGAGAATCTCGTTCTCGGTAATGTCCTGATAGCGCAGGCCGGCCGCATCGAAGCGCGCCTTCAGGGCCGGGAAGTTCTCTGCGTGCTTGGTCTCTATGCCGATGAGGACGGAGCCGAAGTTGCGCGCCGACTTCTTCAAATACTCGAACCGCGCAATATCGTCTTCGTCGCCGAGCAGGTTGAGGAAATCGCGTAGCGCGCCGGGGCGCTGGGCCATGCGCAGGATGAAATATTTCTTGAGCCCGGCATGCCGCATCGCCCGCTCCTTTACATCGGGGAGGCGCTCGAAGTCGAAGTTGCCTCCGGATACGACGGCAACCACTGTTTTGCCTTTCAGCCGTTCGCGACCGAGGATCTCCAGCGCTGTTATGGAAAGAGCACCGGCGGGCTCCAGAACCACACCCTCGACGTTCAGCATGTCGATGATCGTCAAGCAAATCGCGTTCTCCGGCAGCAACATCACCTGCTCCGGCGCAAAGGCCGCCAGCGCAGCGAAGTTCAGGTCGCCAACGCGC from Sinorhizobium garamanticum harbors:
- a CDS encoding bifunctional 2',3'-cyclic-nucleotide 2'-phosphodiesterase/3'-nucleotidase is translated as MTALHAISRRSLLGGLAASSALAILHPFSARATANQAHLRIMETTDLHVHVFPYDYYGDKPNDTVGFARTASIIDAIRAEATNSVLVDNGDFLQGNPMGDYIAYERGMKEGDLHPIIAAMNVLGYDCGTLGNHEFNYGLDFMFNVLNGANFPIVCANLTKGALAANARQDALFLKPYVILDRKVKDGAGQEHAIRIGLIGFVPPQIMTWDAKNLEGKANARDIVKAAEAWVPQMREEGADIVVALSHSGIGQQNYAENLENASVPLAAVDGIDAIVTGHSHLDFPGPKFEGLAGVDNTKGLISGKPGVMGGFWGSHLGLIDLLLERDGSAWRVVSSTSEARPIYRREEKKVIAEVGDKPEVLAAAAKDHEATLAYVRTPVGKTSAPLYSYFSLVADDPSVQIVSQAQTWYIRDMLKDTEHKYLPVLSAAAPFKAGGRGGADYYTDVPAGDIAIKNVADLYLYPNTVQAVVITGDQVANWLEMSAGIFNQVAPGSVDAELINAGFPSYNFDVIDGVTYEIDLSQPAKFDKDGNLVSAAAKRIQNLQFDGKPIDPAQKFVVATNNYRAGGGGNFPDIASDKVILVAPDTNRDVIVRYIVEQGTINPSADANWRFVPLKDTSVLFDSSPKARRFLPQVKAVAIEEAGEGAEGFARFRIRL
- a CDS encoding HlyU family transcriptional regulator is translated as MASFFSKLFGFSGGSKEEAAQAVGKTESYGDCLIRATPMREGPQYRLAGSIEKTMPDATVKVRTFIRADLFASEQDAIDAALRKGRQIVDEQRSSLFEDDSPSRPV